The region TGCAGCCATGTCCACGCCCACGAAGTGCGGCGCGAACACGATCACCGGCTGCCCCTTGAGGGCGAGAAAATGCTCGATGCCCTCCACCTGCACCATAGCCTGGATGCGCGCCTTCGAGCCCCAGAACATCACGCCGCGCTCGAACACGGAACGCCCGAACGCCCGAAAGTGGCGCTTGAGCAGGGCCTCGCGCTCGCGCGGGCCAAGCTCAGGAAAGCAGAGCGCGAGATTGACGCGACCGATGCGCCGCCGTGACCGCGCGAGGTAGTAACCGACGATGCCCGCAAAATCGCCTACGGCCGTGAGCAGACGCAGCGGCAGGAAATGCGCGAGCCACAGCACGCCGAAGCCGAGCCGGGTCAACATGGCATCGTCGCCGGGTCACGACCGGGGAAACAGGGCTGACGCAACGCGGCGCCGGACTCACGCACTCCCGTGCGTGAAGCCGCGCTTCGTCGCCCGTGCAAATTCGGCCACCGAGCGCACTTCCGCGCACGCCGAGGCATCAAGCTCGGCCAGCGCGTCCTGCAGGGAGCGGCCGGCGCGAAACAGGGTCCGGAACGCCTGCTTCAGCGCCCGGATCTGCTCGACACCGAAGCCCGCCCGCCGCAGGCCGACGAGATTCAGGCCACGCGCGCCGGCCGGCGATCCCTCGGTGATCATGTAGGGCAGACAGTCCTGGCTGATGCGCGCCAGACCGCCGACCATCGCCAGTGTCCCCACCCGCGCGAATTGGTGGATGACGACATTGCCGGAGATGAATGCGCGGTCGGCCACCGACACGTGGCCGGCGAGCAGCGCGCCGTTGGCGATGATGACGCGGTCACCGATCTTGCAGTCGTGTGCCACATGGCAGTTGGCCATGAGGAAGTTGCCGTCCCCGATGCGCGTGCTGCCGCCCGCGGTGGTCGCACGGTGGATCGTCGCACCCTCCCGGATCAGGTTGTCCGCACCGATTTCGAGCCGGCTCACCTGGTCGTGAAAGCTCACGTCCTGCGGCTCTCCGCCGAGCATCGC is a window of Betaproteobacteria bacterium DNA encoding:
- the lpxA gene encoding acyl-ACP--UDP-N-acetylglucosamine O-acyltransferase translates to MSSAEPLTGIHPTAQIDPGADLGADVAVGPFAVIEGDVTIGDGCRIGAHAVIRRYTTLGPRCRVWEHAMLGGEPQDVSFHDQVSRLEIGADNLIREGATIHRATTAGGSTRIGDGNFLMANCHVAHDCKIGDRVIIANGALLAGHVSVADRAFISGNVVIHQFARVGTLAMVGGLARISQDCLPYMITEGSPAGARGLNLVGLRRAGFGVEQIRALKQAFRTLFRAGRSLQDALAELDASACAEVRSVAEFARATKRGFTHGSA